The Candidatus Binatia bacterium genomic interval GGCAAAATACGTCATCGTGCCGTCGCTCTTGACGATCGGGCGATCCTTGTCGTCGGCGAACGCGGTCGTGCGCATCCACGTCGCACCGTCGGCTTCGTAGAGACAGCCGCGCGACCGCAGATCCTCGATCGCTTCCTCGACCTTGTGGCTCTGGCCGAGCGCGCGCTCGCTCGTGAAGTTGTCGAAGCGCACGCCGAAATCGGCAAGATCGGCGCGGATGCGGTCCATCATGACGTCGCCGGCGCGAAGGCCGAGCTCCAGCACGGCTTTGTCGCGGGGCACCTGCGTCCAGCGTTCCCCTTCCGTCTCGATCAACTCCTGGGCGTAGACCGTGACGTAGTCGCCGGGATAGCCGTCCTCGGGAAACGGCTCGTCGCGTCCGAGCAGCTGCAGGTAACGCGCGAGCACCGAGCGGCCGAGCGTATCGATCTGCACGCCGGCGTCATTGATGTAATACTCGCGCTCGACCGCGTAGCCGGCGGCCTCCAGGACGCGCGCAATGGCGTCACCGGTGGCGGCGCCGCGGCCGTGGCCGATGTGCAGCGGTCCGGTAGGATTGGCCGAGCAGAACTCGACCTGGATGCGCTTGCCCTTGCCGGTGTCGCCCTGGCCGTAGGTGTCGCCGGCTTCGAGAATGTCGAGCAGGCGCGCGCGCCACGCCGCGTCGCTGAAGGTGACGTTGAGGAAGCCGGGGCCCGCTGCTTCGGCGTTGGCGACGAGGCCGTCGCCGGCGGTGAGATGGCGTGCGACGATCTCGGCAATCGCGCGCGGAGGCTTGCGCTCGGCCTTGGCCAGCATCATCGCGACGTTGGTCGCGAGGTCGCCGTGGCCGTCGTCGCGCGGGATCTCGACGATATAACCCGGGGTTTCGGTCGAAGAGAGATCGCCGGCCGCGCGCGCGTCGGCCAGGGCGCGATCGATGATCTGGCGCAGGCGGGCTTTCATGTTCTCCCGTGGGGTTGGGAACGGGCAGCAGCGCGCCTCATCCAGGAGCCGACGCGACTTGGATACGCGCTGGTGCCTGACCCCAACTTCGAGAAGCCCGCGTCAGCCTGCGACGGCGGCCTTGTCCGCCTTCTTGCCCTTCTCGGCCTTGACGGGCGGCGGCGGCAGCTCGGTCAACTCGAGGATCGAGATCGGCGCGGCATCGCCGGGCCTGCGGCCGAGCTTGATGATGCGCGTGTAGCCGCCTGCGCGGCTCGAAAAGCGCGGCGCCACCTCGGCGAACAGCTTGGCGACGGCTGCGTCGGTACGCACGAACGCGCGCGCACGGCGGCGCGCCG includes:
- the argS gene encoding arginine--tRNA ligase; translated protein: MKARLRQIIDRALADARAAGDLSSTETPGYIVEIPRDDGHGDLATNVAMMLAKAERKPPRAIAEIVARHLTAGDGLVANAEAAGPGFLNVTFSDAAWRARLLDILEAGDTYGQGDTGKGKRIQVEFCSANPTGPLHIGHGRGAATGDAIARVLEAAGYAVEREYYINDAGVQIDTLGRSVLARYLQLLGRDEPFPEDGYPGDYVTVYAQELIETEGERWTQVPRDKAVLELGLRAGDVMMDRIRADLADFGVRFDNFTSERALGQSHKVEEAIEDLRSRGCLYEADGATWMRTTAFADDKDRPIVKSDGTMTYFAGDICYHREKVLQGFDRLVNVWGADHHGYIARVKASLQALGQNPDKLRVVLVQMVSLSRDGTPVRMGKRTGEFITLRDVLGEVGPDIARFFFLSRKSDAHLDFDLELARRQTAENPVFYVQYAYTRIAGIFRQADEKEIRVPEPGVGSTSPLGHPDEIALIKLLAEFPEIVAGAADALEPHRVVFYAQKLAGEFHRFYSKHRFVGEDPAATGARLLLARAVGQVLGGALKLVGIAAPDRM
- the rplQ gene encoding 50S ribosomal protein L17; translation: MRHLNAGRKLSRNSAHRHALMRNMVTSLIEHGRIRTTDAKAKEVRRWAERMITLGKQQSIAARRRARAFVRTDAAVAKLFAEVAPRFSSRAGGYTRIIKLGRRPGDAAPISILELTELPPPPVKAEKGKKADKAAVAG